From a single Phragmites australis chromosome 7, lpPhrAust1.1, whole genome shotgun sequence genomic region:
- the LOC133924911 gene encoding probable protein-S-isoprenylcysteine O-methyltransferase, with the protein MRNPLHAPRSETSPASTAAPRSPSAILAIQIPTLAMAARREAWQFAAALVFFHGSEYVLAAAFHGRSNVTATSLLISKQYVLAMSFAMLEHLTEILLFPEVKGYWFVSNIGLLMVLIGEVIRKLAVVTAGRAFTHVIRIHHEDRHQLITHGVYRFMRHPGYSGFLVWAVGTQVMLCNPVSTVAFVLVLWRFFSKRIPYEEFFLRQFFGSEYEEYARKVHSGLPFIK; encoded by the exons ATGCGAAATCCCCTCCACGCCCCTCGCAGCGAAACATCTCCTGCTAGCACTGCAGCACCCCGGAGCCCTAGCGCAATCCTCGCGATCCAGATCCCCACTCTTGCCATGGCGGCCAGGAGAGAGGCTTGGCAGTTCGCGGCCGCGCTGGTCTTCTTCCACGGCTCCGAATacgtcctcgccgccgccttccaCGGCCGAAGCAACGTCACCGCCACCT CACTTCTTATCAGCAAGCAGTATGTTTTGGCAATGAGTTTCGCAATGTTGGAGCACCTGACAGAAATTCTTCTCTTCCCAGAAGTAAAGGGGTACTGGTTTGTCAGTAATATTGGCCTTCTAATGGTGCTTATCGGTGAAGTTATTCGTAAACTTGCTGTTGTGACAGCCGGGCGTGCCTTCACGCATGTTATAAGAATTCATCACGAAGACCGGCATCAGTTGATTACTCATGGGGTTTATAG GTTTATGCGTCATCCTGGGTATTCTGGCTTTCTTGTATGGGCAGTAGGAACCCAGGTTATGCTGTGCAATCCAGTATCAACAGTTGCATTTGTATTGGTGTTGTGGCGATTCTTTTCAAAACGGATACC ATATGAAGAATTTTTCTTGAGGCAGTTCTTTGGTTCTGAATACGAAGAATACGCACGGAAAGTGCACTCTGGATTACCATTTATTAAGTGA